From the Burkholderia glumae LMG 2196 = ATCC 33617 genome, one window contains:
- the araG gene encoding L-arabinose ABC transporter ATP-binding protein AraG: MTAVLRFDNIGKVFPGVRALDGISFDVHAGQVHGLMGENGAGKSTLLKILGGEYQPDSGSVLVDGEPVRFTSAAASIGAGIAVIHQELQYVPDLTVAENLMLGRLPNAFGWVRKGDARRHVRERLQAMGVDLDPQAKLRRLSIAQRQMVEICKALMRNARVIALDEPTSSLSHRETEVLFKLVEELRAQGRALIYISHRMDEIYRLCDACTIFRDGRRIASHPKLAEVPREQLVSQMVGREINDIYHYRPRALGEVRLEVDGLAADKLRAPVSFKVRAGEIVGFFGLVGAGRSELMRVIYGADRRRGGTVTLDGRRIEVRRTGDAIRHGIVLCPEDRKEEGIVAMATVAENINISCRRHSLRAGLFLNGRQEAETAERFIKLLKIKTPSRRQKIRFLSGGNQQKAILSRWLAEPDLKVVILDEPTRGIDVGAKNEIYQVIYELAERGCAIVMVSSELPEVLGVSDRIVVMREGRIAGEIARAEANEQVVLSLALPQGPAEQAA, translated from the coding sequence GTGACGGCGGTTCTGCGTTTCGACAATATCGGCAAGGTCTTCCCCGGCGTGCGGGCGCTCGACGGCATTTCGTTCGACGTTCACGCGGGGCAGGTCCATGGCCTCATGGGCGAGAACGGCGCGGGCAAGTCGACGCTGCTGAAGATCCTCGGCGGCGAATACCAGCCCGATTCGGGCAGCGTGCTGGTGGACGGCGAGCCGGTGCGCTTCACCAGCGCGGCCGCCTCGATCGGCGCCGGCATCGCGGTGATCCACCAGGAATTGCAGTATGTGCCCGACCTCACGGTGGCCGAGAACCTGATGCTCGGCCGGCTGCCGAACGCGTTCGGCTGGGTGCGCAAGGGCGATGCGCGGCGTCACGTGCGCGAGCGCCTGCAGGCGATGGGCGTCGATCTCGATCCGCAGGCCAAGCTGCGGCGCCTGTCGATCGCGCAGCGCCAGATGGTCGAGATCTGCAAGGCGCTGATGCGCAACGCGCGCGTGATCGCGCTCGACGAGCCGACCAGCTCGCTGTCGCATCGCGAGACCGAAGTGCTGTTCAAGCTCGTCGAGGAGCTGCGCGCCCAGGGCCGCGCGCTTATCTACATCTCGCACCGGATGGACGAGATCTACCGGCTCTGCGACGCCTGCACGATCTTCCGCGACGGCCGCCGGATCGCCTCGCACCCGAAACTGGCCGAGGTGCCGCGCGAGCAGCTGGTGAGCCAGATGGTCGGTCGCGAGATCAATGACATTTACCACTACCGGCCGCGCGCGCTCGGCGAGGTGCGGCTCGAGGTGGACGGCCTGGCCGCCGACAAGCTGCGCGCGCCGGTCAGCTTCAAGGTGCGCGCCGGCGAGATCGTCGGTTTCTTCGGGCTGGTGGGCGCCGGGCGCAGCGAGCTGATGCGCGTGATCTACGGCGCGGACCGCCGGCGCGGCGGCACCGTCACGCTCGACGGCCGGCGCATCGAGGTGCGCCGCACCGGCGACGCGATCCGCCACGGCATCGTGCTGTGTCCCGAGGACCGCAAGGAAGAGGGCATCGTCGCGATGGCCACGGTCGCCGAGAACATCAATATCAGCTGTCGCCGCCATTCGCTGCGCGCCGGCTTGTTCCTGAACGGGCGGCAGGAGGCCGAGACCGCCGAGCGCTTCATCAAGCTGCTGAAGATCAAGACCCCGAGCCGCCGCCAGAAGATCCGCTTCCTGTCGGGCGGCAACCAGCAGAAGGCGATCCTCTCGCGCTGGCTGGCCGAGCCCGATCTGAAGGTCGTGATCCTCGACGAGCCGACGCGCGGCATCGACGTGGGCGCCAAGAACGAGATCTACCAGGTGATCTACGAACTGGCCGAACGCGGCTGCGCGATCGTGATGGTGTCCTCGGAGCTGCCGGAGGTGCTCGGCGTGTCCGATCGCATCGTGGTGATGCGCGAAGGCCGGATCGCCGGCGAGATTGCGCGCGCCGAGGCGAACGAACAGGTGGTGCTGAGTCTCGCGCTGCCGCAGGGGCCGGCCGAGCAGGCCGCCTGA
- the araH gene encoding L-arabinose ABC transporter permease AraH — MQAKESITQAAAKRTAEALIPQTSDRQKWWQQITDYSLIVIFAVMFITMSVTVDHFFSIDNMLGLALSISQIGMVACTMMFCLASRDFDLSIGSTVAFSGVLCAMVLNATDNTFVAIVAAIAAGAAIGFVNGAVIAYLRINALITTLATMEIVRGLGFIVSHGQAVGVSSETFIALGGLTLFGVSLPIWVTLLCFIVFGVLLNQTVYGRNTLAIGGNPEASRLAGINVERTRVWIFLIQGAVTALAGVILASRITSGQPNAAEGFELNVISACVLGGVSLLGGRATISGVVIGVLIMGTVENVMNLLNIDAFYQYLVRGAILLAAVLLDQLKNRGARD, encoded by the coding sequence ATGCAAGCCAAGGAAAGTATCACGCAGGCAGCCGCCAAACGCACGGCCGAAGCCTTGATTCCGCAGACCAGCGACCGGCAGAAGTGGTGGCAGCAGATCACCGACTACAGCCTGATCGTGATCTTCGCGGTGATGTTCATCACCATGTCGGTGACGGTCGATCACTTCTTCTCGATCGACAACATGCTCGGGCTCGCGCTGTCGATCTCGCAGATCGGCATGGTCGCCTGCACCATGATGTTCTGTCTCGCCTCGCGCGACTTCGACCTGTCGATCGGCTCGACGGTGGCGTTCTCGGGCGTGCTCTGCGCGATGGTGCTCAACGCCACCGACAACACCTTCGTGGCGATCGTCGCGGCAATCGCGGCGGGTGCCGCGATCGGTTTCGTCAACGGCGCGGTGATCGCCTACCTGCGCATCAACGCGCTGATCACCACGCTCGCCACCATGGAGATCGTGCGCGGGCTCGGCTTCATCGTCTCGCACGGCCAGGCGGTGGGCGTCTCGTCGGAGACCTTCATCGCGCTGGGCGGCCTCACGCTGTTCGGCGTATCGCTGCCGATCTGGGTCACGCTGCTCTGCTTCATCGTGTTCGGCGTGCTGCTGAACCAGACCGTCTACGGCCGCAACACGCTGGCGATCGGCGGCAATCCGGAAGCCTCGCGCCTGGCCGGCATCAACGTCGAGCGCACGCGCGTCTGGATCTTCCTGATCCAGGGCGCCGTGACGGCGCTGGCGGGCGTGATCCTCGCCTCGCGGATCACCTCGGGCCAGCCGAACGCGGCCGAGGGCTTCGAGCTCAACGTGATCTCGGCCTGCGTGCTCGGCGGCGTGTCGCTGCTGGGCGGGCGCGCAACCATCTCGGGCGTGGTGATCGGCGTGCTGATCATGGGCACGGTCGAGAACGTGATGAACCTGCTCAACATCGACGCGTTCTACCAGTACCTGGTGCGCGGCGCGATCCTGCTCGCCGCGGTGCTGCTCGATCAGTTGAAGAACCGCGGCGCGCGCGACTGA
- the mtgA gene encoding monofunctional biosynthetic peptidoglycan transglycosylase, giving the protein MVIPFGTGRTRAGRPRARRHGLARWAAYAAAVLAGAWLATQLYYFAQIALWNVIDPGSTAFMRADAWRLKADTPPVAIQHQWVPYEQISRNLKRAVIASEDADFANNHGYEVDAILQAWEKNRARGRIVAGGSTISQQLARNLFLSREKSYLRKGQELIITWMLETLLDKERIFEIYLNSVEFGRGVYGAEAAARYYFKVPASRLTAWQAARLAVMLPNPKYFDLHRNSPYLAQRTRVIARRMGAAELPASQ; this is encoded by the coding sequence ATGGTGATCCCGTTCGGCACCGGCCGGACCCGCGCCGGCAGGCCTCGGGCGCGCCGGCACGGGCTGGCGCGCTGGGCCGCCTACGCGGCCGCCGTGCTGGCCGGGGCGTGGCTCGCCACCCAGCTCTACTACTTCGCGCAGATCGCGCTATGGAACGTGATCGACCCCGGCTCGACCGCGTTCATGCGCGCCGATGCCTGGCGGCTCAAGGCCGACACGCCGCCGGTGGCGATCCAGCACCAGTGGGTGCCCTACGAGCAGATCTCGCGCAACCTGAAGCGCGCCGTGATCGCTTCGGAGGACGCCGATTTCGCGAACAACCACGGCTATGAGGTGGACGCGATCCTGCAGGCCTGGGAGAAGAACCGGGCGCGCGGGCGCATCGTCGCCGGCGGCTCCACGATCTCGCAGCAGCTCGCACGCAATCTGTTCCTGTCGCGCGAGAAGAGCTACCTGCGCAAGGGGCAGGAGCTGATCATCACCTGGATGCTCGAGACGCTGCTCGACAAGGAGCGGATCTTCGAGATCTACCTGAATTCGGTCGAGTTCGGCCGCGGCGTGTACGGTGCCGAAGCCGCCGCGCGCTACTACTTCAAGGTGCCGGCCAGCCGGCTGACGGCATGGCAGGCCGCGCGTCTGGCCGTGATGCTGCCCAATCCGAAATACTTCGATCTGCATCGCAATTCCCCCTATCTGGCCCAACGCACGCGCGTGATCGCGCGACGCATGGGGGCCGCCGAGCTGCCCGCCTCGCAATAG
- a CDS encoding SDR family oxidoreductase encodes MNRLAGKTALVTGAGRGIGAAIALAFAREGAAVAIAELDEAAGGEAAASIVRAVPGARVLVQRTDVTESASVAAAVAAAEREFGALDVLVNNAGVNVFCDPLTMRDEDWRRCFAVDLDGVWNGCRAALPGMVERRRGSIVNIASTHASQIIPGCFPYPVAKHGVLGLTRALGIEYASRNVRVNAIAPGYVETQLTHDWWDAQPDPRAAREATLALSPMKRIGQPEEVAMTAVFLASDEAPFINATCITIDGGRTALYHD; translated from the coding sequence ATGAACCGGCTGGCTGGCAAGACCGCCCTGGTGACGGGCGCCGGCCGCGGGATCGGCGCCGCGATCGCGCTGGCGTTCGCGCGCGAGGGCGCGGCGGTGGCGATCGCCGAACTCGACGAGGCCGCGGGGGGCGAGGCGGCCGCGTCGATCGTGCGGGCGGTACCCGGCGCGCGCGTGCTCGTGCAGCGCACCGACGTGACCGAGAGCGCCTCGGTGGCCGCCGCGGTGGCCGCGGCCGAGCGCGAGTTCGGCGCGCTCGACGTGCTCGTCAACAACGCCGGCGTGAACGTGTTCTGCGATCCGCTGACGATGCGCGACGAGGACTGGCGGCGCTGCTTCGCGGTGGATCTCGACGGCGTCTGGAACGGCTGCCGCGCGGCGCTGCCGGGCATGGTCGAGCGGCGCCGCGGCAGCATCGTCAACATCGCCTCGACGCACGCCAGCCAGATCATCCCGGGCTGCTTCCCGTATCCCGTCGCCAAGCACGGCGTGCTGGGCCTGACGCGGGCGCTCGGCATCGAATACGCGTCGCGCAACGTGCGCGTGAACGCGATCGCGCCGGGCTACGTGGAGACCCAGCTGACCCATGACTGGTGGGACGCGCAGCCCGATCCGCGGGCCGCGCGCGAGGCCACGCTCGCGCTGTCGCCGATGAAGCGCATCGGGCAGCCGGAGGAGGTGGCGATGACCGCGGTGTTCCTCGCCTCGGACGAGGCGCCGTTCATCAACGCCACCTGCATCACGATCGACGGCGGGCGCACGGCGCTCTACCACGACTGA
- the aroE gene encoding shikimate dehydrogenase — protein sequence MSESVQHPAPRDRYVVIGNPIAHSKSPAIHARFAAQTGEAVDYAHRLAPLDGFAASVREFIAEGGRGANVTVPFKLEAHALADTLSPRAAAAGAVNTLRFDADGAIHGDNTDGAGLVRDIEHNLGVSLAGARILLLGAGGAARGVVLPMLDRGPLSITISNRTASRAEQLAGQFMQAAHDAGCALAGGGAAVVERRAYDVIVNATAGSLDAALPECDPAAFGTGTLAYDMMYGTQPTVFMQHAAALGARTADGLGMLVEQAAESFWLWRGVRPDGAPVLAALRDALAAA from the coding sequence ATGAGCGAATCCGTCCAGCATCCGGCCCCGCGCGACCGCTACGTCGTGATCGGCAATCCGATCGCGCACAGCAAGTCGCCCGCGATCCACGCCCGCTTCGCCGCGCAGACCGGCGAGGCGGTCGACTACGCGCACCGCCTCGCGCCGCTCGACGGCTTCGCGGCGTCGGTGCGCGAGTTCATCGCCGAGGGAGGGCGCGGCGCGAACGTGACCGTGCCGTTCAAGCTCGAGGCGCATGCGCTCGCCGACACGCTGTCGCCGCGCGCGGCGGCGGCGGGCGCCGTCAACACCCTGCGCTTCGACGCCGACGGCGCGATCCACGGCGACAACACCGACGGTGCCGGCCTCGTGCGCGACATCGAGCACAATCTCGGCGTGTCGCTGGCCGGCGCGCGGATCCTGCTGCTCGGCGCGGGCGGCGCCGCGCGCGGCGTGGTGCTGCCGATGCTCGATCGCGGCCCGCTGTCGATCACGATCTCGAACCGCACCGCGAGCCGCGCCGAGCAGCTGGCCGGCCAGTTCATGCAGGCCGCGCACGACGCGGGCTGTGCGCTGGCGGGCGGCGGCGCGGCGGTCGTCGAACGGCGTGCCTACGACGTGATCGTCAACGCCACGGCCGGCAGCCTGGATGCGGCGCTGCCCGAGTGCGACCCGGCCGCGTTCGGCACCGGTACGCTCGCCTACGACATGATGTACGGCACGCAGCCGACCGTGTTCATGCAGCACGCCGCCGCGCTCGGCGCGCGCACGGCCGACGGGCTCGGCATGCTGGTCGAGCAGGCCGCCGAGTCGTTCTGGCTGTGGCGCGGCGTGCGTCCCGACGGCGCGCCCGTGCTGGCGGCGCTGCGCGATGCGCTCGCCGCGGCCTGA
- a CDS encoding 2-dehydro-3-deoxygalactonokinase: MTMSRTAPSPAAPALIAIDWGTTSMRAFLFAADGSVLESNAHPAGVMNLPRAGGTAAFDAAFESACGAWLDRAPALPVLAAGMVGSAQGWREAPYVNTPVDADALVDGLIRVESSRGVAVAIVPGVLEPGTLPDVMRGEETQIVGALAGDAGLASGAAGALIGLPGTHAKWAWVRDGRIERFRTYMTGELFATLRDHTILGRTMQAGEADPDAFRRGVGVARESRDAGLLATIFSTRTLGLTGQLAPQAQGDYLSGLLIGHELNALVAMLAGVGTTLAAQPPRLIGDGRLCERYLTALREFGCEGAQVVERATERGLWRIASQAGLVGAAARAVS, from the coding sequence ATGACGATGTCCCGAACGGCTCCGAGCCCCGCCGCCCCCGCGTTGATCGCGATCGACTGGGGCACCACCTCGATGCGCGCGTTCCTGTTCGCTGCCGACGGCAGCGTGCTCGAATCGAACGCCCATCCGGCCGGCGTGATGAACCTGCCGCGCGCGGGCGGCACGGCCGCCTTCGACGCGGCTTTCGAGTCGGCCTGCGGCGCCTGGCTCGACCGCGCGCCGGCGCTGCCGGTGCTGGCGGCCGGCATGGTCGGCAGCGCCCAGGGCTGGCGCGAGGCGCCCTACGTGAACACGCCGGTCGATGCCGACGCGCTGGTGGATGGCCTGATTCGCGTCGAGTCCTCGCGCGGCGTGGCGGTGGCGATCGTGCCCGGCGTGCTGGAGCCGGGCACGCTGCCCGACGTGATGCGCGGCGAGGAAACCCAGATCGTCGGCGCGCTGGCCGGTGACGCGGGCCTGGCGAGCGGCGCCGCAGGGGCGCTGATCGGCCTGCCCGGCACGCATGCGAAGTGGGCCTGGGTGCGCGACGGCCGCATCGAGCGCTTCCGCACCTACATGACGGGCGAGCTGTTCGCGACGCTGCGCGACCACACCATCCTCGGCCGCACCATGCAGGCGGGCGAGGCCGACCCCGACGCGTTCCGGCGCGGCGTGGGCGTGGCGCGCGAGAGCCGCGACGCGGGCCTGCTCGCCACCATCTTCAGCACCCGCACGCTGGGCCTGACCGGCCAGCTCGCGCCGCAGGCGCAGGGCGACTACCTGTCCGGGCTGCTGATCGGCCACGAGTTGAACGCGCTGGTCGCGATGCTGGCCGGGGTCGGCACCACGCTGGCCGCGCAGCCGCCCAGGCTGATCGGCGACGGGCGGTTGTGCGAACGTTATCTGACGGCGCTGCGCGAGTTCGGCTGCGAGGGCGCGCAGGTGGTCGAGCGCGCGACCGAGCGCGGGCTCTGGCGCATCGCCAGCCAGGCGGGCCTCGTGGGCGCCGCCGCCCGCGCGGTGAGCTGA
- a CDS encoding arabinose ABC transporter substrate-binding protein: protein MKRRTFVTLAAAAAILAGAPVVHAADPVKIGFLVKQPEEPWFQDEWKFAEMAAKAKGFTLVKIGAPSGEKVMSAIDNLSAQQAQGFIICTPDVKLGPGIVAKAKSHNLKMMTVDDRLVDGSGKPIASVPHMGISAYNIGKQVGDGLAAEIKKRGWNMAEVGAIDITYEQLPTAHDRTTGATDALVAAGFPKANVIAAPQAKTDTENAFNAANIALTKNPQFKHWVAYGLNDEAVLGAVRAAEGRGFKADNMIGIGIGGSDSALNEFKKPQPTGFYGTVIISPKRHGEETADLMYAWITQNKMPPMLTLTTGMLATRTNVNMVRTEMGLASN from the coding sequence ATGAAACGCAGAACCTTTGTCACGCTCGCCGCGGCGGCGGCCATCCTCGCCGGCGCGCCGGTGGTCCATGCGGCCGACCCGGTGAAGATCGGCTTCCTCGTGAAGCAGCCGGAAGAGCCGTGGTTCCAGGACGAATGGAAGTTCGCCGAGATGGCCGCCAAGGCCAAGGGCTTCACGCTCGTCAAGATCGGCGCGCCCTCGGGCGAGAAGGTGATGAGCGCGATCGACAACCTTTCGGCGCAGCAGGCGCAGGGCTTCATCATTTGCACGCCCGACGTGAAGCTCGGGCCGGGCATCGTCGCCAAGGCGAAGTCGCACAACCTGAAGATGATGACGGTGGACGACCGCCTGGTGGACGGCAGCGGCAAGCCGATCGCGTCGGTGCCGCATATGGGCATCTCGGCCTACAACATCGGCAAGCAGGTCGGCGACGGCCTCGCCGCCGAGATCAAGAAGCGCGGCTGGAACATGGCCGAGGTCGGCGCGATCGACATCACCTACGAGCAGCTGCCGACCGCGCACGACCGCACCACGGGCGCGACCGACGCGCTGGTGGCGGCCGGCTTCCCGAAGGCCAACGTGATCGCGGCGCCGCAGGCGAAGACCGACACCGAGAACGCTTTCAACGCGGCCAACATCGCGCTGACCAAGAACCCGCAGTTCAAGCACTGGGTGGCCTACGGCCTGAACGACGAGGCGGTGCTGGGCGCGGTGCGCGCCGCCGAAGGCCGCGGCTTCAAGGCCGACAACATGATCGGCATCGGCATCGGCGGCTCGGATTCGGCGCTCAACGAGTTCAAGAAGCCGCAGCCGACGGGCTTCTACGGCACCGTCATCATCAGCCCGAAGCGTCACGGCGAGGAGACCGCGGACCTGATGTACGCGTGGATCACGCAGAACAAGATGCCGCCGATGCTGACGCTGACGACCGGCATGCTGGCGACGCGTACCAACGTGAACATGGTGCGCACGGAGATGGGTCTCGCGTCGAACTGA
- a CDS encoding 2-dehydro-3-deoxy-6-phosphogalactonate aldolase has translation MSSELTLPAPYTPHDGLARAFAACPLVAIMRGLTPAEAVEHGQALVEAGFRLIEVPLNSPDPFASIAALRAALPAEVLVGAGTVLRPEYVDEVARAGGELIVMPHADADVIRRAKALGLACAPGVATPSEAFAALRAGADVLKMFPAEQLGPIALKAWRAVIDARVPLVPVGGVTPDNMGPYLSAGANGFGLGSALYKPGQSAAATARHAQAYVKGLAIARGASAT, from the coding sequence ATGTCATCCGAACTCACGCTGCCCGCCCCGTACACGCCGCACGACGGGCTCGCCCGCGCGTTTGCCGCGTGCCCGCTGGTCGCGATCATGCGCGGCCTCACGCCGGCCGAGGCGGTCGAGCACGGCCAGGCCCTGGTCGAGGCCGGCTTCCGCCTGATCGAGGTGCCCCTCAACTCGCCCGACCCGTTCGCGAGCATCGCCGCGCTGCGCGCGGCACTGCCCGCCGAGGTGCTGGTGGGCGCCGGCACGGTGCTGCGCCCCGAGTACGTCGACGAGGTCGCCCGCGCCGGCGGCGAGCTGATCGTGATGCCGCACGCGGATGCCGACGTGATCCGCCGTGCCAAGGCGCTCGGCCTCGCCTGCGCGCCCGGCGTGGCCACGCCGAGCGAGGCGTTCGCCGCGCTGCGGGCCGGTGCGGACGTGCTGAAGATGTTCCCGGCCGAGCAGCTCGGCCCGATCGCTTTGAAGGCGTGGCGCGCCGTGATCGACGCGCGCGTGCCGCTGGTGCCGGTGGGCGGCGTGACCCCCGACAACATGGGGCCGTACCTGAGCGCCGGCGCCAATGGCTTCGGCCTCGGCTCGGCACTCTACAAGCCGGGCCAGAGCGCGGCCGCCACCGCGCGGCACGCGCAGGCCTACGTGAAGGGCCTCGCGATCGCGCGCGGCGCATCGGCCACATGA
- a CDS encoding ribonuclease catalytic domain-containing protein, with product MNVFFEESGSFKAGSVLSRQGDAFQVELPGGRRAKVRAKDVLIEFDKPAAGELMQQADAAAQQIDLDFLWECAPQEEFAYGTLADEYFGSGYGPVERAALVLRMHGSPVYFRRKGRGQYQRAPEEQLKMALASLERKRQQALVQAGYEEELKARRLPAAFEGKALALLTRPDKNSIEYKALDAAALALGVSPARLMLDCGGVASARALHEARFLAEHFPHGTGFPPVTVGPLPEDLPRAGVDAFSIDDVTTTEIDDAFSVEHLPENRVRIGIHIAAPALGITRGDEIDAIARARLSTVYMPGDKITMLPDDVVEVFTLKEGGYRPALSLYIIVDRATQDIVANETRAEYVFVKSNLRHNTLEEVVTEETLAAGTGDYPHKDDIAVLWPLAQALFEKRQVARAGYGLKREVQRNTDYNFYVEGEHISITPRRRGSPLDLIVSELAILANSTWGAFLHDHTVPGIYRSQRALGAPTGPKRTRMQTSAAPHEGLGVAQYAWSTSPLRRYVDLVNQWQLLACVQHGVTAKLAAPFKPKDADLYAVVQGFDDTYTAYADHQRRMEYFWCLRWLRQENRRQVVAAVVKGDLVRLEEVPLLLHVPGLGVHARGTRVLLDVMSIDELTIEASVRLLNVLDAPSASDTEAADEEGEGDETLLDAPDDSAESEAEALAESGAAEGEAGALAESGAAEGEAGAPAAGTDAGAAGSGEGDTK from the coding sequence GTGAACGTTTTTTTCGAGGAATCGGGCAGTTTCAAGGCGGGTAGCGTGCTGTCGCGCCAGGGCGACGCGTTTCAGGTCGAGTTGCCGGGCGGGCGGCGCGCCAAGGTGCGCGCCAAGGATGTGCTGATCGAATTCGACAAGCCGGCCGCCGGCGAGCTGATGCAGCAGGCCGATGCGGCCGCGCAGCAGATCGATCTCGATTTTCTGTGGGAATGCGCGCCGCAGGAGGAATTCGCCTACGGCACGCTCGCCGACGAGTATTTCGGCAGCGGCTATGGGCCCGTCGAGCGCGCCGCGCTGGTGCTGCGCATGCACGGCTCGCCCGTCTATTTCCGCCGCAAGGGGCGTGGCCAGTACCAGCGCGCGCCCGAGGAGCAGCTCAAGATGGCGCTCGCCTCGCTCGAGCGCAAGCGCCAGCAGGCGCTGGTGCAGGCGGGCTACGAGGAGGAGCTGAAGGCGCGCCGGCTGCCGGCCGCGTTCGAGGGCAAGGCGCTCGCGCTGCTGACCCGGCCGGACAAGAACTCCATCGAATACAAGGCGCTCGACGCGGCCGCGCTCGCGCTCGGCGTGTCGCCGGCACGGCTGATGCTCGACTGCGGCGGGGTGGCCTCGGCGCGCGCGCTGCACGAGGCGCGCTTTCTCGCCGAGCATTTCCCGCACGGCACGGGCTTCCCGCCCGTGACGGTCGGCCCGCTGCCCGAGGACCTGCCGCGTGCCGGCGTCGACGCGTTCTCGATCGACGACGTGACCACCACCGAGATCGACGATGCGTTCTCGGTCGAGCACCTGCCCGAGAACCGGGTGCGGATCGGCATCCACATCGCGGCGCCGGCGCTCGGCATCACGCGCGGCGACGAGATCGACGCGATCGCGCGCGCGCGGCTGTCCACGGTCTACATGCCCGGCGACAAGATCACCATGCTGCCCGACGACGTGGTCGAGGTGTTCACGCTGAAGGAGGGCGGTTATCGCCCGGCGCTGTCGCTCTACATCATCGTCGATCGCGCGACGCAGGACATCGTCGCCAACGAGACGCGCGCCGAGTACGTGTTCGTCAAGAGCAACCTGCGCCACAACACGCTCGAGGAAGTGGTCACCGAGGAAACGCTCGCGGCCGGCACCGGCGACTACCCGCACAAGGACGACATCGCGGTGCTGTGGCCGCTCGCGCAGGCGCTGTTCGAGAAGCGCCAGGTGGCGCGCGCCGGCTACGGCTTGAAGCGCGAGGTGCAGCGCAATACCGACTACAACTTCTATGTCGAGGGCGAGCACATCTCGATCACGCCGCGCCGGCGCGGTTCGCCGCTCGACCTGATCGTCTCGGAGCTCGCGATCCTCGCCAACTCGACCTGGGGCGCGTTCCTGCACGACCACACGGTGCCCGGCATCTACCGCTCGCAGCGCGCGCTGGGCGCGCCGACCGGGCCGAAGCGCACGCGCATGCAGACCAGCGCCGCGCCGCACGAGGGCCTGGGCGTCGCGCAGTACGCCTGGAGCACCTCGCCGCTGCGCCGCTACGTCGATCTCGTCAACCAGTGGCAACTGCTCGCCTGCGTGCAGCACGGCGTGACCGCCAAGCTGGCCGCGCCGTTCAAGCCGAAGGACGCCGACCTCTACGCGGTGGTGCAGGGCTTTGACGATACCTACACGGCCTATGCCGACCACCAGCGCCGCATGGAGTATTTCTGGTGCCTGCGCTGGCTGCGTCAGGAGAACCGCCGGCAGGTGGTCGCCGCGGTCGTCAAGGGCGACCTGGTGCGGCTCGAGGAGGTGCCGTTGCTGCTGCACGTGCCGGGGCTCGGCGTGCATGCGCGCGGCACGCGCGTGCTGCTCGACGTGATGTCGATCGACGAGCTGACGATCGAGGCCTCGGTGCGGCTGCTCAACGTGCTCGACGCGCCGAGCGCGTCGGACACCGAGGCGGCCGACGAGGAAGGCGAGGGCGACGAGACATTGCTGGACGCGCCCGACGATTCGGCCGAGAGCGAGGCCGAAGCGCTCGCCGAGTCGGGCGCGGCCGAGGGCGAGGCCGGAGCGCTCGCCGAGTCGGGCGCGGCCGAGGGCGAGGCCGGAGCGCCGGCCGCCGGCACCGATGCCGGTGCGGCTGGCAGCGGCGAGGGCGACACGAAATGA
- a CDS encoding IclR family transcriptional regulator — protein sequence MTKTSISAAPSNGAPAAGASAERLADSISVTGSPLDIAAQQAGTQTLLRGLAILEAVALGARDMRAIGAALGTTRSTTHRLVSSLVQARYLRQIQGGYLLGPKLIELGTIALEQMPLTAVARPHLEALAEATLDTIHLGMRDGDDVLYIDKIPGTRGLEMRSRIGHRMPLASTGIGKAMMLDLEPDTWAALFEASRRSLAGVSFKPDRRPDASTFLQRMAHYAAGGYTFDLEENEASIRCVAAPVRDASGAIVAAVSVASTIPYMPLDRMDELIPIVQREARAISAELGWSAPQTTRRIKR from the coding sequence ATGACCAAGACCTCGATTTCCGCCGCGCCGTCCAACGGCGCACCGGCGGCCGGCGCGTCGGCCGAACGGCTTGCCGACAGCATCAGCGTGACCGGTTCGCCGCTCGACATCGCGGCGCAGCAGGCCGGCACCCAGACACTGCTGCGCGGCCTCGCGATCCTCGAAGCGGTCGCGCTCGGCGCGCGCGACATGCGCGCGATCGGCGCCGCGCTCGGCACGACGCGCAGCACCACGCACCGGCTCGTCAGCAGCCTGGTGCAGGCGCGCTACCTGCGTCAGATACAGGGCGGCTACCTGCTCGGCCCGAAGCTGATCGAGCTCGGCACCATCGCGCTCGAACAGATGCCGCTCACGGCCGTGGCGCGCCCGCACCTGGAAGCGCTCGCCGAGGCGACGCTCGACACCATCCACCTCGGCATGCGCGACGGCGACGACGTGCTCTACATCGACAAGATCCCCGGCACGCGCGGCCTCGAAATGCGCTCGCGGATCGGCCACCGGATGCCGCTCGCCTCGACCGGCATCGGCAAGGCGATGATGCTCGACCTCGAGCCCGACACCTGGGCCGCGCTGTTCGAGGCCTCGCGCCGCTCGCTGGCCGGCGTGAGCTTCAAGCCGGACCGCCGCCCCGATGCATCGACCTTTCTGCAGCGCATGGCGCACTACGCGGCGGGCGGCTACACGTTCGACCTCGAGGAGAACGAGGCGTCGATCCGCTGCGTGGCCGCGCCGGTGCGCGATGCGTCGGGCGCGATCGTCGCCGCGGTGTCGGTGGCCAGCACGATTCCGTACATGCCGCTCGACCGGATGGACGAACTGATTCCGATCGTGCAGCGCGAGGCGCGCGCGATCTCGGCGGAGCTCGGCTGGAGCGCGCCGCAAACGACCCGCAGGATCAAGCGATGA